The Oncorhynchus nerka isolate Pitt River linkage group LG12, Oner_Uvic_2.0, whole genome shotgun sequence genome includes a region encoding these proteins:
- the LOC115138015 gene encoding uncharacterized protein LOC115138015 — protein MTSLHMRCYQQRRNYTITQLFLIFLLMFKTGKAAKINQSDVLKTFLAGDRVHLECLTSEEDGNYYNWIKIIIGQAPVLILSLYTHSKTAKFFGEFNDNPRYMAMKNGTSFVLTISDARPSDMGMYYCATRDYDAMIFGKGVFLMYGDVDSRNQHLTQQSVSESVQPGDSVTLNCTIHTKTCSGDHSVYWFRHSSGESHPGIIYTHGDGSDQCEKSPEPGSPTQSCVYNLPKRKLSLSDAGTYYCAVASCGEILFGNGTKLDVGGPVDLVDPMLLALIVSNILSLIAVVVLICVRRKKGLPQHPQSGVTAPSCPDKERDEGEELNYAAMSFSSRKTKRRAEPERQTRATDMNVVYSGVKGHHEWNWDS, from the exons ATGACTAGTCTACACATGAGATGCTATCAAcagagaaggaattatacaataaCCCAACTGTTTCTCATATTTTTACTGATGTTTAAAACAGGTAAGGCTG CTAAAATCAACCAGAGCGATGTCTTAAAGACTTTCCTGGCTGGAGACAGAGTTCATTTGGAATGCCTCACGTCAGAAGAAGATGGCAACTACTACAACTGGATCAAGATAATAATAGGACAAGCCCCAGTATTAATTCTGTCTCTTTACACTCACTCCAAAACTGCAAAGTTCTTTGGAGAGTTTAACGACAACCCCCGGTATATGGCAATGAAGAATGGAACCAGTTTTGTGCTGACTATTTCAGATGCTAGACCATCGGatatggggatgtattactgtgctACACGCGATTACGATGCCATGATCTTCGGGAAGGGTGTGTTTCTGATGTATGGGG ATGTAGATTCCAGGAACCAGCATCTTACTCAGCAGTCTGTGTCTGAGTCTGTCCAGCCAGGAGACTCTGTGACTTTGAACTGTACAATACACACTAAGACCTGTTCAGGAGATCACAGTGTCTATTGGTTCAGACATAGTTCAGGAGAATCCCATCCAGGAATCATTTACACCCATGGAGACGGGAGTGATCAGTGTGAGAAGAGCCCTGAGCCTGGGTCTCCTACACAGAGCTGTGTCTACAACCTCCCCAAGAGGAAACTCAGCCTCTCTGATGCTGGGACTTACTATTGTGCTGTGGCCTCATGTGGAGAAATACTGTTTGGGAATGGGACCAAGCTGGATGTTGGAG GCCCTGTTGATCTGGTGGACCCCATGCTCCTGGCTCTAATCGTATCCAACATCTTGAGCTTGATCGCAGTCGTTGTCCTCATCTGTGTGAGAAGGAAGAAAG GTTTGCCTCAACATCCTCAAAGTGGTGTTACAGCCCCTTCCTGTCCTGACAAGGAG agagatgagggagaggagctgAACTATGCTGCCATGAGTTTCTCCTCGAGGAAGACCAAGAGGAGAGcagaaccagagagacagaccagagcaaCGGACATGAATGTGGTTTACTCTGGAGTGAAAGGTCATCATGAGTGGAACTGGGATTCATGA